In one Melaminivora jejuensis genomic region, the following are encoded:
- a CDS encoding LysR family transcriptional regulator: MNVTLRQLHAFVAVADTGSFTLAAERLFLTQSALSSLIKELEGQLGLRLFDRSTRRLRLSETGRELYPQIEKILHDLEGVISEVGNLKALARGSVRVAVPQLLACTLLPEVMADFHAQHPSVHLRVVDCAVESVMARVFSGEVDIGLGPERQTNSDIQAEQLFRLPFMAVLPPGHPLARRRRLLWSDLSGQPMITLQGQFTELLVSDVGEAARDLNKEAFTQVTFMTTALALVRAGLGLTLCMPYARTLVEQYGLVMRPVGEPVVERSFWIFTRRARSLSPAAQGFLEFLQQRLQGSGRPA, translated from the coding sequence ATGAATGTCACCTTGCGCCAGCTCCATGCCTTCGTCGCCGTGGCTGACACCGGCAGCTTCACGCTGGCCGCCGAACGGCTGTTTCTCACGCAGTCGGCGCTCAGCTCGCTGATCAAGGAGCTGGAGGGGCAGCTGGGCCTGCGCCTGTTCGACCGCAGCACGCGGCGCCTGCGCCTGTCCGAGACCGGGCGCGAGCTATACCCGCAGATCGAGAAGATCCTGCACGACCTGGAGGGCGTGATCAGCGAGGTCGGCAACCTCAAGGCGCTGGCGCGCGGCAGCGTGCGCGTGGCCGTGCCGCAATTGCTGGCCTGCACGCTGCTGCCCGAGGTCATGGCGGACTTTCACGCGCAGCACCCGAGCGTGCATCTGCGCGTGGTGGACTGCGCCGTGGAAAGCGTCATGGCGCGGGTGTTCTCGGGCGAGGTGGACATCGGCCTGGGGCCGGAGCGCCAGACCAATTCCGACATCCAGGCCGAGCAGCTGTTCCGCCTGCCCTTCATGGCGGTGCTGCCGCCCGGGCACCCGCTGGCCCGGCGCCGGCGCCTGCTCTGGAGCGACCTGAGCGGCCAGCCCATGATCACGCTGCAGGGCCAGTTCACCGAGCTGCTGGTCAGCGACGTGGGCGAGGCCGCGCGCGACCTGAACAAGGAGGCCTTCACCCAGGTCACCTTCATGACCACGGCGCTGGCCCTGGTGCGCGCCGGCCTGGGTCTGACGCTGTGCATGCCCTATGCGCGCACGCTGGTCGAGCAGTACGGGCTGGTCATGCGGCCCGTCGGCGAGCCGGTGGTCGAGCGCTCTTTCTGGATCTTCACCCGGCGCGCGCGCTCGCTGTCGCCGGCTGCCCAGGGCTTTCTGGAGTTTCTGCAACAGCGCCTGCAAGGCTCCGGGCGGCCCGCCTGA
- a CDS encoding ABC transporter ATP-binding protein: MLKIENLHAYYGKSHVLHGVNFEVRPGEIVALLGRNGSGRSTAAKAIMGLVDWQGRIDWKGANLAGKKAYEIAHLGLGYVPESRDVFPNLTVHQNLLLGQKGNGRGSRWSEDDMFAMFPRLGERRNVPAGVMSGGEQQMLTLCRTLMGDPDLIIIDEPTEGLAPKIVELVGEYLTTLKAKGISVLLIEQKLTIAMTISDRALVMGHGSIVFDGTPQELRANAAVRKEWLEV; encoded by the coding sequence ATGCTGAAGATCGAGAACCTGCACGCCTACTACGGCAAGAGCCATGTGCTGCATGGCGTGAACTTCGAGGTGCGGCCCGGCGAGATCGTGGCCCTGCTGGGGCGCAACGGCTCGGGCCGCTCCACCGCCGCCAAGGCCATCATGGGCCTGGTGGACTGGCAGGGCCGGATCGACTGGAAGGGCGCCAACCTAGCCGGCAAGAAGGCCTACGAGATTGCCCACCTGGGCCTGGGCTACGTGCCCGAGAGCCGCGATGTCTTCCCGAACCTGACGGTGCATCAAAACCTGCTGCTGGGCCAGAAGGGCAATGGGCGCGGCAGCCGCTGGAGCGAGGACGACATGTTCGCCATGTTCCCGCGCCTGGGCGAGCGGCGCAACGTGCCGGCAGGCGTCATGTCCGGCGGCGAGCAGCAGATGCTGACCCTGTGCCGCACGCTCATGGGCGACCCCGACCTCATCATCATCGACGAGCCCACCGAAGGCCTGGCGCCGAAGATCGTCGAGCTGGTGGGCGAGTACCTGACCACGCTCAAGGCCAAGGGCATCTCGGTGCTGCTGATCGAGCAGAAACTCACCATTGCCATGACCATTTCCGACCGGGCGCTGGTCATGGGCCACGGCAGCATCGTCTTCGACGGCACGCCGCAGGAGCTGCGCGCCAACGCAGCCGTGCGCAAGGAGTGGCTGGAGGTCTGA
- a CDS encoding ABC transporter ATP-binding protein has protein sequence MSTSQQSTGYALELRELRKSFGKTEIIRGADLAVRAGERVAIIGPNGAGKSTLFNLISGRFAPTSGQVLLHGARIDGKQPFEINRMGLSRSFQITNIFPRLSVFENLRCGVLWSLGYRYAFWRFLSRLRDANEQAEQLMVRIGLAHKRDVLAMNLTYAEQRALEIGITIAGGASVILLDEPTAGMSTTETARFIALIREVTEGRTLLTVEHDMGVVFGLADRIAVVVYGEVIAFDTPENVRANARVQEAYLGSVIADQQAEGH, from the coding sequence ATGAGCACCAGTCAACAATCCACCGGGTACGCGCTGGAGCTGCGCGAACTGCGCAAGAGCTTTGGCAAGACCGAAATCATCCGGGGTGCCGACCTGGCGGTGCGCGCCGGTGAGCGCGTGGCCATCATCGGCCCCAACGGCGCGGGCAAATCCACGCTGTTCAATTTGATCAGCGGTCGCTTTGCGCCCACCAGCGGCCAGGTGCTGCTGCACGGCGCGCGTATCGATGGCAAGCAGCCCTTCGAGATCAACCGCATGGGGCTGTCGCGCAGCTTCCAGATCACCAACATCTTTCCGCGCCTGTCGGTCTTCGAGAACCTGCGCTGCGGCGTGCTGTGGAGCCTGGGCTACCGCTACGCCTTCTGGCGCTTCCTGTCGCGCCTGAGGGATGCCAACGAGCAGGCCGAGCAACTCATGGTGCGCATCGGCCTGGCCCACAAGCGCGACGTGCTGGCCATGAACCTGACCTACGCCGAGCAGCGCGCGCTGGAGATCGGCATCACCATCGCCGGCGGCGCCAGCGTCATCTTGCTGGACGAACCCACCGCTGGCATGAGCACGACCGAGACGGCGCGCTTCATCGCCCTGATCCGCGAGGTCACCGAGGGGCGCACGCTGCTGACCGTGGAGCACGACATGGGCGTGGTCTTCGGCCTGGCCGACCGGATTGCGGTAGTGGTCTATGGCGAGGTCATCGCCTTCGACACACCCGAGAACGTGCGCGCCAATGCGCGCGTGCAGGAGGCCTACCTGGGTTCGGTGATTGCCGACCAGCAGGCGGAGGGGCATTGA